From the Accumulibacter sp. genome, one window contains:
- the glpK gene encoding glycerol kinase GlpK, whose translation MPQASASPQLILALDQGTTSSRAILFARDGTVRGVAQQEYAQHYPQPGWVEHDANDIWRTQLAVARRVLREHGVAAGQLAAVGITNQRETSVLWDRASGEPLHRAIVWQDRRTARTCDALRAAGHAELFRQRTGLVVDAYFSGTKLKWLLDNVAGARARAERGELAFGTIDCWLAWQLSAGRVHVTDPSNAARTMLFDIRRCCWDEELLALLDIPPAVLPQVVDSSGVIATIASDLLGAEVPLAGIAGDQQAATFGQACLAHGMAKNTYGTGCFLLLNTGNEAMDSQHRMLATIGWRLRERTTYLLEGSVFMGGAVVQWLRDGLGMISSSGEIETLAASVPDNGGVYLVPAHTGLGAPYWDPYARGALLGMTRGTSRAHVARAALEAIAFQSAEVLSAMQLDCGQPLRELRVDGGAAANNLLLQFQADLLGVPVVRPRITETTALGAAYLAGLAVGFWHDEAELAALWHAERRFEPAMSADQREALLAGWRRAVGRSRDWATAD comes from the coding sequence ATGCCGCAAGCCAGTGCCAGCCCGCAGTTGATCCTCGCTCTCGACCAGGGTACGACCAGCTCGCGGGCGATTCTCTTCGCTCGTGACGGAACGGTTCGCGGCGTCGCCCAGCAGGAGTACGCGCAGCACTATCCGCAGCCGGGATGGGTCGAACACGACGCCAACGACATCTGGCGGACGCAACTGGCCGTCGCCCGCAGGGTCCTTCGCGAGCACGGTGTCGCCGCCGGCCAGCTGGCCGCCGTCGGCATCACCAACCAGCGCGAGACGAGTGTCCTCTGGGACCGCGCCAGCGGCGAGCCGTTGCACCGTGCGATCGTCTGGCAGGACCGACGGACTGCCAGAACGTGTGATGCGCTGCGTGCCGCCGGCCATGCCGAACTCTTTCGCCAGCGAACCGGGCTGGTCGTCGATGCTTATTTTTCAGGCACCAAGCTGAAATGGCTGCTCGACAACGTTGCCGGTGCCCGCGCCCGCGCCGAGCGCGGCGAGCTCGCCTTCGGCACGATCGATTGCTGGCTGGCATGGCAGCTGTCCGCCGGCCGCGTGCACGTCACCGATCCGTCGAACGCCGCACGGACGATGCTCTTCGACATTCGCCGCTGCTGTTGGGATGAGGAACTGCTCGCGCTGCTCGACATTCCGCCGGCAGTCCTGCCGCAGGTGGTCGACAGCAGTGGCGTCATCGCGACGATTGCCAGCGACCTCCTCGGTGCCGAGGTGCCGCTCGCCGGTATCGCCGGCGACCAGCAGGCGGCGACCTTCGGTCAGGCCTGCCTCGCGCACGGCATGGCGAAGAACACCTACGGCACTGGCTGTTTCCTGCTGCTGAATACCGGCAACGAAGCGATGGACTCGCAGCACCGCATGCTGGCGACGATCGGCTGGCGGCTGCGCGAGCGAACGACCTACCTCCTCGAAGGCAGTGTCTTCATGGGTGGCGCCGTCGTCCAGTGGCTGCGCGATGGTCTCGGCATGATTTCCAGCTCCGGCGAGATCGAGACGCTGGCCGCGTCCGTTCCCGACAATGGGGGCGTCTACCTCGTGCCGGCGCACACCGGGCTCGGCGCGCCGTACTGGGATCCGTACGCGCGCGGCGCATTGCTTGGCATGACGCGCGGCACCAGCCGCGCCCACGTCGCGCGCGCGGCACTGGAAGCAATCGCCTTCCAGAGCGCCGAGGTGCTCAGCGCGATGCAACTCGACTGCGGGCAGCCGCTGCGTGAGCTGCGGGTCGACGGCGGGGCGGCCGCCAACAACCTGCTGCTGCAGTTCCAGGCCGACCTGCTCGGCGTCCCCGTCGTGCGTCCGCGCATCACCGAAACGACCGCGCTCGGCGCCGCCTATCTCGCCGGACTGGCGGTCGGCTTTTGGCACGACGAGGCGGAACTGGCTGCGTTGTGGCACGCGGAGCGGCGTTTCGAGCCCGCCATGTCCGCCGACCAGAGGGAAGCGCTGCTCGCGGGATGGCGGCGCGCGGTGGGGCGCAGCCGCGACTGGGCGACTGCCGACTGA
- a CDS encoding type IV pilus assembly protein FimV — protein MHPFLEANEFTEKRLAAPVRADLMRAGVSLLLLLLAVGGSPGHAIMLGELRSSARVGQVLQAEIEISEHPAERFDPACLKLFRPQSASDDLPWITDARLSYRREGGQGRLSIVSRAAITDPAVRLAVRSECASTASREYTILLADPTAVLAAAPARNTVAAKASAQVDSAPGALRDAPRPAVAVPPQRAPATAGEGGRAARGSPAKGAGAALVASDELSEAVPASGLGRELLRLEQRALAMLNDPADDQETMSNKLAWLEANVAELKRAAEKLQGGAAALPGGVAAGESRLPGAVGGSAGSPPGAAAHGDPSGAAANTPLSSVPAKNEPPRAVRTQPAAPAATEEEHWLFYGGLVLVLLVALFLFRRRRGAAVESLGAAGEEVAAGTTSGESRSSLPPEAAAAVPIEAPPRRAAVTLSAPAPAAVAAAVAPAVAARRDSAPPAVAAPLQLADQGVGGAAPAIELAEIMLSFGRVNGAARTLEEYIAALPQESARPWIRLLHLYQRNGMRKEFEALTVKLNRNFNVEILAWDNETSSGELELVPLAGAAAKAHTLEDIPRLRDEIVALWGKPECLGYLENLLRDNRQGKRKGFPLAVAEEILFLIDLAAAHESAR, from the coding sequence ATGCACCCTTTCCTGGAGGCAAATGAGTTCACCGAGAAGCGCCTGGCTGCGCCCGTGCGAGCCGACCTGATGCGTGCCGGCGTGTCGCTCCTCCTCCTGCTGCTCGCCGTGGGCGGTTCCCCGGGCCACGCCATCATGCTCGGGGAGCTGCGCAGCTCGGCGCGCGTTGGCCAGGTGCTGCAGGCCGAGATCGAGATCAGCGAGCATCCGGCCGAGCGCTTCGACCCCGCCTGCCTGAAGCTCTTCCGGCCGCAGTCGGCCAGCGATGATCTGCCGTGGATCACCGATGCGCGCCTCAGCTATCGGCGCGAGGGTGGGCAGGGCCGCTTGAGCATCGTCTCCCGGGCAGCGATCACCGACCCGGCCGTGCGTCTGGCGGTTCGTTCCGAATGTGCCTCGACGGCCAGCAGAGAGTACACGATCCTGCTCGCGGACCCGACTGCTGTGCTGGCGGCGGCGCCGGCGCGCAACACGGTTGCAGCAAAGGCATCGGCGCAGGTGGACAGCGCACCGGGCGCACTGCGCGATGCGCCGCGACCAGCGGTCGCTGTTCCGCCGCAGCGAGCGCCGGCTACGGCCGGCGAGGGCGGGCGCGCCGCTCGCGGGTCGCCCGCAAAGGGAGCGGGCGCGGCACTGGTGGCGAGCGACGAGTTGTCCGAGGCCGTGCCGGCGAGCGGACTGGGGCGCGAATTGCTGCGTCTCGAGCAACGGGCACTCGCGATGCTCAACGACCCCGCCGACGATCAGGAGACGATGAGCAACAAGCTGGCCTGGCTCGAGGCCAACGTCGCCGAGCTCAAGAGAGCGGCAGAGAAGCTGCAGGGTGGTGCGGCGGCCCTCCCGGGCGGCGTTGCGGCCGGCGAGTCGCGGCTTCCCGGCGCGGTCGGAGGGTCGGCGGGTTCGCCGCCCGGCGCAGCCGCGCACGGCGATCCGTCAGGCGCCGCAGCGAACACGCCACTGTCGTCTGTGCCAGCGAAGAACGAACCGCCGCGCGCTGTGCGGACACAGCCGGCGGCGCCTGCCGCCACGGAAGAGGAGCACTGGCTGTTCTACGGCGGGCTGGTGCTGGTTCTGCTGGTCGCGCTGTTTCTCTTCCGCCGCCGTCGCGGTGCTGCCGTCGAGTCGCTTGGGGCGGCTGGCGAAGAAGTGGCTGCAGGAACGACAAGCGGCGAATCGCGGTCATCGCTGCCGCCGGAGGCGGCAGCAGCTGTTCCCATCGAGGCGCCGCCGCGCCGCGCCGCCGTCACTCTTTCCGCACCGGCACCCGCAGCCGTGGCAGCGGCTGTTGCCCCGGCAGTGGCAGCAAGGCGCGACTCAGCGCCGCCGGCGGTAGCGGCACCGCTCCAGCTGGCCGATCAAGGCGTGGGGGGCGCCGCACCGGCGATCGAGCTGGCGGAGATCATGCTCTCCTTCGGGCGGGTCAACGGCGCGGCGAGAACGCTCGAGGAGTATATCGCGGCCCTGCCGCAGGAATCGGCCAGGCCATGGATCCGGCTGCTGCATCTCTACCAGCGCAACGGCATGCGCAAGGAGTTCGAGGCGCTGACGGTCAAGCTCAACCGCAACTTCAACGTCGAGATCCTGGCCTGGGACAACGAAACAAGCAGCGGTGAACTAGAGCTGGTTCCGCTTGCCGGCGCCGCCGCCAAAGCCCATACCCTTGAGGACATCCCACGCCTGCGTGATGAGATCGTCGCTCTGTGGGGAAAACCCGAGTGCCTCGGTTATCTCGAGAACCTTCTGCGCGACAACCGGCAAGGCAAGCGCAAGGGTTTTCCGTTGGCGGTCGCCGAGGAAATCCTCTTCCTGATCGATCTCGCAGCGGCGCATGAATCTGCCCGCTGA
- a CDS encoding TetR/AcrR family transcriptional regulator, whose product MTMKHRNIRPRAALGRNEWIQAAIDNLAEQGVNGMRVEVLAKTFGVTKGSFYWHFKDRNDLVEAVLQVWRDGRIQDIEKQTVATPGAEEQQLLHLIDIYSATRNRKGISIELAVREWARRDAQAAAIVAEVDTWRLEATRKLFVALGCSEEVAKCRSLLLYAYVFGQSLMACENYDVRIAEFKRWIAELIVRQHQEQPGTAT is encoded by the coding sequence ATGACGATGAAGCACCGGAACATCAGACCGCGTGCTGCGCTTGGCCGCAACGAGTGGATTCAGGCGGCGATCGACAACCTCGCCGAGCAGGGCGTCAACGGCATGCGGGTCGAAGTCCTGGCGAAGACCTTTGGCGTCACCAAGGGCAGCTTCTACTGGCATTTCAAGGATCGCAACGACCTCGTCGAAGCGGTCCTGCAAGTCTGGCGAGACGGCCGCATCCAGGACATCGAAAAGCAGACCGTCGCCACGCCGGGCGCCGAGGAGCAGCAACTGCTGCATCTGATCGACATCTACTCGGCCACCCGCAACCGCAAGGGCATCTCCATCGAACTGGCCGTACGTGAATGGGCACGGCGCGACGCGCAGGCGGCGGCGATCGTCGCCGAGGTCGACACCTGGCGTCTCGAAGCGACGCGCAAGCTGTTCGTCGCCCTCGGTTGCTCGGAAGAAGTCGCGAAGTGCCGCAGCCTCCTCCTCTACGCCTATGTCTTCGGGCAGAGCCTGATGGCTTGCGAGAACTACGATGTGCGCATCGCCGAGTTCAAGCGCTGGATCGCCGAACTGATCGTTCGTCAGCACCAGGAACAGCCCGGCACCGCCACCTGA
- the dinB gene encoding DNA polymerase IV, whose amino-acid sequence MSTPRRRIAHLDMDAFYASVDLLRYPELRGRPLVIGGSGAQQPVLLADGSRRFARLRDYVGRGVVTTATYEARALGVSSAMGIMVAARRAPDAILLPVDFPAYRHCSRLFKTAVASIAPDCEDRGIDEIYLDLSRLAGDSRPLAQRIKDAVRQATGLSCSIGVAPNKLLAKIASDLDKPDGLTILGSDDLRQRIWPLPVRKINGIGPKASERLALLGIERIGQLAAADAGVLRQHFGRSYGTWLLAAANGIDERPLITAAEPKSVSRETTFERDLHPRDDRETLSAVLVGLCGKLADDLQRKRCRGRTIGVKLRFADFRVVTRDLTLAVATDAAADILRASRECLRRVPLEHRLRLLGVRVSALAAAASADTPLLPQQGELELREHDHQR is encoded by the coding sequence TTGAGCACGCCGCGGCGCCGCATCGCGCACCTCGACATGGACGCCTTTTATGCCTCGGTCGACCTGCTGCGCTACCCGGAACTGCGCGGTCGGCCGCTGGTGATCGGCGGCAGCGGTGCGCAGCAGCCCGTTCTGCTGGCCGACGGCAGCCGCCGCTTTGCCCGCCTGCGCGACTATGTCGGCCGTGGCGTCGTCACCACCGCCACCTACGAGGCACGCGCACTTGGCGTCTCTTCGGCGATGGGCATCATGGTGGCAGCCCGCCGCGCGCCCGACGCGATCCTGCTGCCGGTCGATTTCCCGGCCTATCGCCATTGCTCGCGCCTCTTCAAGACGGCGGTCGCCAGCATCGCGCCCGACTGCGAAGATCGCGGCATCGACGAAATCTACCTCGATCTCAGCCGGCTGGCCGGCGATTCCCGCCCGCTCGCGCAACGCATCAAGGACGCGGTGCGCCAGGCGACCGGACTGTCGTGCTCGATCGGCGTCGCGCCCAACAAGCTGCTGGCCAAGATCGCCTCCGATCTCGACAAACCCGACGGGCTGACGATCCTCGGCAGCGACGATCTCCGGCAACGCATCTGGCCGCTGCCGGTACGCAAGATCAACGGCATCGGCCCGAAGGCAAGCGAGCGGCTGGCGCTGCTCGGGATCGAGCGCATCGGCCAGCTGGCTGCAGCCGACGCCGGCGTGCTGCGCCAGCACTTCGGCCGCAGCTATGGCACCTGGCTGCTGGCCGCCGCGAACGGCATCGACGAACGACCGTTGATCACGGCCGCAGAGCCGAAATCGGTCAGTCGCGAAACGACCTTCGAGCGCGACCTGCACCCGCGCGACGACCGCGAGACCCTGAGCGCCGTCCTCGTCGGCCTCTGCGGCAAGCTGGCCGACGACCTGCAGCGCAAGCGATGCCGCGGCCGCACGATCGGCGTCAAGCTGCGCTTTGCCGATTTCCGCGTCGTCACGCGCGACCTGACGCTGGCCGTGGCGACCGACGCGGCCGCGGACATCCTGCGCGCCAGCCGCGAGTGCCTGCGCCGTGTCCCGCTCGAGCACCGGCTGCGATTGCTCGGCGTGCGGGTGTCGGCACTCGCAGCCGCTGCCAGCGCCGACACCCCGCTCCTGCCGCAGCAGGGCGAACTCGAACTGCGCGAGCACGATCACCAGCGATGA
- a CDS encoding PEP-CTERM sorting domain-containing protein, with the protein MRALPLLAFLLSVSAPALAVANQIPEPESLSLLALAAVAMWLARGRKP; encoded by the coding sequence ATGCGTGCTCTGCCGTTGCTTGCTTTTCTGTTGTCCGTTTCTGCACCCGCGTTGGCGGTCGCCAACCAGATTCCCGAGCCGGAGTCCTTGAGCCTGCTCGCGCTGGCGGCTGTCGCGATGTGGCTGGCGCGGGGCCGCAAGCCCTGA
- a CDS encoding electron transfer flavoprotein subunit alpha/FixB family protein: MAILVIAEHDNTSIKAATHHAVTAATKLGGEIHLLVAGSNCADAAAAAARISGVDKVLLTDAPHYADQSPENIAALLVSIAASYSHLLAAATTSGKNCMPRLAALLDVAQISEISGIESADTFVRPIYAGNVVATVQSSDPVKVITVRATAFEAAGEGGSAAIETLPATADLGLSRVLGRELTKSERPELTAAKVIVSGGRGMGNGENFHRLLEPLADRLGAALGASRAAVDAGFVPNDYQVGQTGKIVAPQLYIAVGISGAIQHLAGMKDSKIIVAINKDAEAPIFQVADYGLVADLFEVVPALQAELG, from the coding sequence ATGGCCATTCTCGTTATTGCTGAACACGACAATACCTCGATCAAGGCAGCGACCCACCATGCCGTGACCGCGGCGACGAAGCTCGGTGGCGAGATCCATCTGCTGGTGGCTGGCAGCAACTGCGCCGATGCCGCGGCGGCGGCGGCGCGGATCAGCGGCGTCGACAAGGTGCTGCTGACCGACGCGCCGCATTATGCCGACCAGTCGCCGGAGAACATCGCGGCACTGCTGGTGAGCATTGCCGCTTCCTACTCGCATCTCCTGGCGGCAGCGACAACCAGCGGCAAGAACTGCATGCCGCGCCTCGCGGCGCTGCTCGATGTGGCGCAGATCTCGGAGATCTCGGGGATCGAGTCGGCTGACACCTTCGTCCGCCCGATCTACGCCGGCAACGTCGTCGCCACCGTCCAGTCGAGCGATCCGGTGAAGGTCATCACGGTGCGCGCCACGGCTTTCGAGGCGGCAGGCGAGGGCGGCAGTGCGGCCATCGAGACGCTGCCTGCAACTGCCGATCTCGGTCTGAGCCGCGTACTGGGGCGCGAACTGACCAAGTCCGAACGGCCAGAGCTGACGGCGGCCAAGGTGATCGTGTCGGGTGGCCGCGGCATGGGCAACGGGGAGAATTTCCATCGCCTGCTCGAGCCGCTGGCGGACAGGCTCGGGGCAGCGCTCGGCGCTTCGCGCGCAGCGGTCGACGCCGGCTTCGTGCCGAACGACTATCAGGTCGGGCAGACCGGCAAGATCGTCGCCCCGCAGCTCTACATCGCCGTCGGCATCTCGGGCGCCATCCAGCACCTCGCCGGAATGAAGGACAGCAAGATCATCGTCGCCATCAACAAGGATGCCGAAGCGCCGATCTTCCAGGTCGCCGATTATGGCCTGGTGGCCGATCTGTTCGAAGTCGTGCCGGCGCTGCAGGCGGAACTCGGCTGA
- a CDS encoding acyl-CoA dehydrogenase: protein MSEYIAPVRDMQFVLKELAGLEQVAQLPGCEEATPDLVDAVLDEAARFAEEVLSPLNWPGDQEGARWHDKTVTMPAGFKEAYRLFAESGWTALGSEPEWGGQGLPKVVAAAVGEMWKSANHSFSLCPLLTSGAIEALVLSGSDELKRTYVEKMVSGVWTGTMNLTEPNAGSDLAAVRTRAEPQADGSYRIFGQKIFITYGEHDLAENIIHLVLARTPTAPEGVKGISLFIVPKFMVNADGSLGARNDAYCVSIEHKLGIHASPTAIMAFGDHAGAVGYLVGEENRGLEYMFIMMNAARFGVGLEGVAACERAYQRARDYARDRVQCTDIGVRGGPKVPIIRHPDVRRMLMTMKSRAEATRALAYVVAAAHDAAVHHPDEGERKRSQAFVDLMIPVVKGWSTESGVSMASIGVQVHGGMGYVEETGAAQHLRDAQISTIYEGTTGIQANDLIGRKMAREGGATLHAVIGLMRGVAGELGARSGDDFAALQRRLSAAIDALAAAGEWLVANYGKDVRAASAGAVPFLMLLGVVAGGWQMARAALVAQTKIDAGDADPFYPAKIGTARFYADHVLSQASGLASSVIDGAAGVLALPEDMF, encoded by the coding sequence ATGAGTGAATACATTGCCCCGGTGCGCGACATGCAATTCGTTCTCAAGGAACTTGCCGGACTCGAGCAGGTGGCACAACTGCCCGGTTGCGAGGAAGCGACCCCGGACCTCGTCGACGCCGTTCTCGACGAAGCGGCGCGCTTTGCCGAGGAGGTCCTGTCGCCGCTCAATTGGCCTGGTGACCAGGAAGGCGCTCGCTGGCACGACAAGACGGTGACCATGCCTGCCGGCTTCAAGGAAGCTTACAGGCTGTTTGCCGAGAGTGGGTGGACGGCGCTCGGCAGCGAGCCCGAGTGGGGCGGGCAGGGACTGCCGAAGGTCGTCGCGGCTGCGGTCGGCGAGATGTGGAAGTCTGCCAACCATTCCTTTTCGCTGTGCCCGCTGCTGACCAGTGGGGCGATCGAGGCGCTGGTCCTCTCCGGCAGCGACGAGCTGAAGCGAACCTACGTCGAGAAGATGGTCAGTGGCGTATGGACCGGGACGATGAACCTGACAGAGCCGAATGCCGGGTCCGACCTCGCCGCCGTCCGCACCCGCGCCGAACCGCAGGCCGACGGCAGCTACCGGATCTTCGGACAGAAGATCTTCATCACCTACGGGGAACACGACCTGGCGGAGAACATCATCCATCTCGTCCTGGCGCGGACGCCGACCGCCCCGGAAGGGGTGAAGGGGATCTCGCTGTTCATTGTCCCGAAGTTCATGGTCAACGCGGACGGCAGCCTCGGCGCGCGCAACGATGCGTACTGCGTGTCGATCGAGCACAAGCTGGGAATTCATGCCAGCCCGACAGCGATCATGGCCTTTGGCGACCACGCGGGGGCCGTCGGCTATCTGGTCGGCGAGGAGAATCGTGGCCTCGAGTACATGTTCATCATGATGAATGCCGCCCGTTTCGGCGTCGGACTGGAGGGTGTCGCGGCTTGCGAGAGGGCCTACCAGCGTGCGCGCGACTACGCTCGCGATCGCGTCCAGTGCACCGACATCGGGGTTCGCGGCGGACCAAAGGTGCCGATCATCCGGCATCCGGATGTGCGCCGCATGTTGATGACCATGAAATCGCGGGCGGAAGCGACGCGGGCGCTGGCGTACGTGGTGGCGGCAGCGCACGATGCCGCCGTGCACCATCCGGACGAGGGTGAGCGCAAGCGCAGCCAGGCTTTCGTCGACCTGATGATCCCCGTCGTCAAGGGCTGGAGCACCGAATCCGGGGTCAGCATGGCTTCGATCGGCGTCCAGGTACACGGTGGCATGGGATACGTCGAGGAAACCGGTGCTGCGCAGCATCTACGGGACGCGCAGATTTCGACGATCTACGAGGGAACCACCGGCATTCAGGCCAACGACCTCATCGGCCGCAAGATGGCGCGCGAGGGGGGGGCGACGTTGCACGCGGTCATCGGCCTGATGCGCGGCGTTGCCGGCGAACTCGGCGCTCGTTCGGGCGACGACTTCGCCGCGCTGCAGCGACGTCTCTCGGCGGCGATCGATGCGCTCGCCGCGGCAGGCGAGTGGCTCGTCGCCAATTACGGCAAGGATGTCCGCGCCGCGTCCGCCGGTGCCGTGCCGTTCCTGATGCTGCTCGGTGTCGTTGCGGGTGGCTGGCAGATGGCGCGTGCCGCGCTGGTCGCGCAGACGAAGATCGATGCCGGCGATGCCGACCCCTTCTACCCGGCAAAGATCGGCACCGCCCGCTTCTATGCCGACCACGTGCTGTCGCAGGCCAGTGGTCTCGCGAGCAGCGTGATCGACGGTGCCGCCGGTGTGCTCGCGCTGCCGGAAGACATGTTCTGA
- a CDS encoding energy-coupling factor ABC transporter permease, giving the protein MNLPDGLLDTGWVMVAWTLFVGATVIAARRAPWRVLLDSSRLNAFLAMIVALILLWQLQAGVKPGLSLHLLGATVFTLCFGWQLAFLGLSVVLLGVTLNGAAGWQAFALNAVLMAGVGVGVSHTAHRLVDRLLPGHLFVFIFCKGFFTAALAVLAVGLVSSLVFALAGAYSGQYLADDYLPYFFLLGFSEAWLSGMLSTLLAVYRPQLLADGSDAPFPGGK; this is encoded by the coding sequence ATGAACTTGCCCGACGGGTTGCTCGACACCGGCTGGGTGATGGTCGCGTGGACGCTCTTCGTCGGCGCGACGGTGATCGCAGCCAGGCGGGCACCATGGCGCGTGCTGCTGGACAGTTCGCGTCTGAATGCCTTCCTGGCGATGATCGTCGCATTGATCCTGCTCTGGCAGCTGCAGGCCGGGGTCAAGCCCGGCCTGTCCCTGCACCTGCTCGGGGCGACGGTCTTCACCCTCTGCTTCGGCTGGCAGCTTGCCTTTCTGGGCCTGAGCGTGGTTCTGCTCGGTGTCACGCTGAACGGCGCCGCAGGTTGGCAGGCATTCGCCCTCAATGCCGTGCTCATGGCGGGTGTCGGTGTCGGCGTCAGCCACACTGCTCATCGTCTGGTCGACCGTCTGCTGCCTGGCCACCTGTTCGTGTTCATCTTCTGCAAGGGATTCTTCACCGCTGCACTGGCGGTCCTCGCCGTCGGTCTGGTATCAAGCCTGGTGTTCGCGCTGGCGGGTGCCTACAGCGGCCAATACCTGGCGGACGACTACCTGCCGTACTTTTTCCTGCTCGGTTTCTCCGAGGCCTGGCTGTCGGGTATGCTGAGCACGCTGCTGGCTGTCTATCGACCGCAGTTGCTGGCAGACGGCAGCGATGCACCCTTTCCTGGAGGCAAATGA
- a CDS encoding acyl-CoA thioesterase encodes MQNQRTLVQTCLIPIRWGDMDAYGHVNNTVYFRYMEQARVEFLERLGFRVMPHGSAPVIINASCTFLVPLNYPGVVEVRMYCGHPGRSSVPTHYEISLQGSPTIYATGDSKIVWMDVATGKSVPIPETLRAELPA; translated from the coding sequence ATGCAGAACCAGAGAACACTCGTCCAGACCTGCCTGATCCCCATCCGTTGGGGCGACATGGATGCTTACGGGCACGTCAACAACACGGTTTATTTCCGCTACATGGAACAGGCACGCGTTGAGTTCCTCGAGCGGCTCGGCTTCCGGGTCATGCCGCACGGCTCGGCGCCCGTGATCATCAACGCCAGTTGCACCTTCCTGGTCCCGCTGAATTATCCCGGGGTGGTCGAGGTCCGGATGTACTGCGGGCATCCGGGTCGCAGCAGCGTTCCGACGCACTACGAGATCAGCCTCCAGGGATCACCGACGATCTACGCCACCGGCGACTCGAAGATCGTCTGGATGGATGTCGCAACCGGCAAGTCGGTGCCGATTCCCGAAACGCTGCGGGCCGAGTTGCCGGCCTGA
- a CDS encoding electron transfer flavoprotein subunit beta/FixA family protein, with amino-acid sequence MKILVPVKRVVDYNVKVRVKPDGSDVDLANVKMSMNPFDEIAVEEAVRLKEAGIATEVVVVSAGVANCQETLRTAMAIGADRGILVQTDVELQPLAVAKLLQAVCAREQPQMVVCGKQAIDDDANQTGQMLAGLLGWPQATFASKVVVSAQTATVTREIDGGLENIEVALPVVVTSDLRLNEPRYATLPNIMKAKKKPLETTNPAALGVDVTPRLKTLKAAEPPKRSAGIKVADAADLVLKLKTEAKVI; translated from the coding sequence GTGAAGATCCTCGTTCCAGTCAAACGGGTGGTGGATTACAACGTCAAGGTTCGCGTCAAGCCGGATGGCAGCGATGTCGATCTGGCGAACGTCAAGATGTCAATGAATCCCTTCGACGAGATCGCCGTCGAGGAGGCAGTGCGGCTCAAGGAGGCTGGCATCGCGACCGAGGTGGTGGTGGTCTCGGCGGGCGTCGCCAACTGTCAGGAGACCCTGCGTACGGCGATGGCAATTGGCGCCGACCGCGGCATCCTGGTGCAGACCGATGTCGAACTGCAGCCGCTGGCCGTCGCCAAGCTGCTGCAGGCGGTGTGCGCCAGGGAGCAGCCGCAGATGGTCGTCTGCGGCAAGCAGGCGATCGACGACGACGCCAATCAGACCGGCCAGATGCTCGCGGGCCTGCTGGGTTGGCCACAGGCGACTTTTGCGTCGAAGGTCGTCGTCTCCGCTCAGACGGCCACTGTGACCCGTGAGATCGACGGCGGTCTGGAGAACATCGAGGTCGCCCTGCCGGTGGTCGTCACCAGCGATTTGCGCCTCAACGAGCCGCGTTACGCGACCCTGCCGAACATCATGAAAGCGAAGAAGAAGCCGCTGGAGACAACCAATCCGGCCGCACTGGGGGTTGATGTCACGCCGCGACTGAAGACCCTGAAAGCGGCCGAGCCGCCCAAGCGCTCAGCCGGCATCAAGGTGGCCGATGCCGCCGATCTGGTACTGAAACTCAAGACTGAAGCAAAGGTGATCTGA